GAAGATTTTGCGCGCGACCTTGGCAGCTCAGAGAAAGATCCGGCCTTTGAGCGCCCGGGGTTCTTGCAGTTGTTGAAGCGGTTCTTTGACAGTCGGGAATTGTCGACCGATTGGGAAACGCTCGAAGAAGCCGATGATGAGCTTCTGATCAATTCCCTGTCGATGATGCTTGATTTCCAGCCAGAGGATAAGCAGGCTCTGCTGGAGGCGCCGTCTCTGGGGACGCGACGGGAAACGCTTGTGACGCTCATGGAATTTGCGCTACGAGGCGGCACGCAAGAGGATTTGATTCAATGAGCGACACGCCGTCTTTTGACCCGCATATGCTAGAGGCTTTGATCTGCCCGCGCACGCAAAGCACCTTGGAATATGATGCCGAGGCGCAGGAATTGGTGTCGCGCAAAGCGGGTCTGGCCTTTCCGATCCGCAATGGCATTCCGATTATGTTGGTCGGCGAAGCGCGCGAGTTGGACGATTAACGCATCAGACGTGGCAGGTCTCCGGTGAGGCCTGCAGCTTCGCGAATGAAAGTGCGACGTAGGCCGGGGATTGCGTTCACGACCCCCATTCCGATATCACGACCCATACGCAGCAATGGATTGTCGTTTGAAAACAGCTTGTTCGTGAGGTCCGTGGCGGCCACGAGGGTGGATGTGTCAAAACGCCGCCACTGTTGGTAACGCTCCAAAACGTCAATCGCCGCAAAGTCCTCGCCTCGGGACTTGGCGTCGCTTAGGACCTCGACCAAAGCCGCGACATCGCGCAGACCTGCGTTGAGGCCCTGACCTGCGATGGGGTGTAACCCGTGGGCCGCGTCTCCGACCAAGGCCACGCGGGGGGCGACGAAATCATTGGCCACACTCAAGCCCAGCGGATAGGTGAACCGCGCGCCCGCAAGGGAAATTTCTCCGAGGAAATCGCCAAAACGAGGCCGCAGGACCGCGAGGTAATCCTCGTCGCTGAGCGCATGGATGGCGGCTGCGTTTTCAGCGGTTTCCGACCAGACGATCGAGCTGCGGTTGCCAGGCAAAGGCAGGATCGCCAGAGGGCCGGGCGGCATAAAGAATTGATGTGCGACGCCGTTGTGGGGCAGTTCGTGCTGGATCGCGCAGACCAGAGCTGTTTGGCCATAGGCCCATCCGGTGCGTTTTATGCCCGCGCGCATGGCAACACTACTTTGTTTGCCATCACATCCAACAAGCAATTTCGCCGAAAGTGTTTTGCCAGAGGCCAATGTGACCTGAACGCCGACTGCCGTAGTCTCTTGATCAAAGACCGAATCTTCGTTGATCTGAGTGATCCCGTCTGCCTTCGCCAAAGCCGTCTGAAAGGCGCGATAGAGGAAGCGGTCTTCGCACATAAAGCCCATAGGGCCTTCTTCGATTTCATTGTGATCAAAATGCAGAAAGAATGGCGAGGGGCCTTCGCCTGCGCGCCCGTCGCTGACTTTGATATCAAGCATGGGCTGTGTATCCGCCGCGACGCTGTCCCAAACACCGATGGCATTCAGCAGGCGTTTTGAGGCCAAAGCCAGCGCATAGCCACGCCCGTCGAAATTATCCGAAGCACGCGCCGTTTGGGGCCGTGCATCCACGATGGCCACAGAAAACCCAGCTTGGGCAAGGCCGAGGGCGAGGGCAGGGCCGTTTAGGCCTCCACCAGCGATGAGGATATCGAAATCATGCGTCATTGCTTCTCAATATGCGTCTCACTTCGGGATTGTCCATGCGCCTTTGGGCCGCTACCGTTCAGAAAATTTCCGAGGGGATGGGCATGTTTGAGTGGCTCAAGATGAGTGCTGCGCAGTTGGGGCGTGAAATTGGCGACGGGGCGATTGATCCGGTGGCGCTGGCGCAGGCGTTTTTGGGGGCGATTGACAGCAGTGACCACAAGGATCGGATCTATGCGCGCGCGACCTATGATCGCGCGATGGCCGAGGCCGAAGCAGCTGCGGAGCGGGCGCGGGCAGGGGAACGGCTGTCGCCGCTGGATGGGGTGCCTGTCAGTTGGAAAGATCTGTTTGATACCGAGGGCGTTGCGACCGAGTCCGGATCGGCTTTGTTGAAAGATCGCGTGCCGACCGTGGACGCCAAGGTGTTGCAGACGGCGACGTCTCTGGGCCTTGTGTGTCTGGGCAAGACGCATATGTCCGAGCTGGCGTTTTCGGGACTTGGGTACAATCCCATCACCGCGACTCCGCCTTGTATCAATAACAAAAACGCCGTGCCCGGGGGGTCGTCGTCAGGTGCGGCGGCTTCTGTGGCCTTTGACCTCGCGCCTATGGCGATTGGGTCTGATACCGGAGGGTCGGTGCGGATTCCGTCGGCTTGGAATGATCTGGTGGGGCTCAAGACGACTTGGGGGCGGTTGGATGACACTGGCACTGTGCCGCTGTGCAAAAAATTCGACACGATCGGTCCTCTTTGCCGCACGGTCGAAGACGCAGCTCTGGCTTTGGCCATGCTTGAAGGTGGCGTTCCGGCGGACCTGCGCAATGCCAGCCTGAAAGGGCGGCGGTTTGCGATCATCGACACGGTTGGCATGGAGGACTTGCGCGATGGCCCGGCGCGCGGGTTTGAATATGCCGTAGATGTCCTGCGGGATGCAGGGGCGAGCGTGGTGCATATCGAAGTGCCTGAACTCGAACGCGCTATGGCGTTGTCGGGCGTCTTGTTTACCACAGAGGCGTATGGGCTTTGGCGGGACGCAATCGAGGCCAATCCGGATGCTATGTTCGCGGAAATTCGCGACCGGTTCCGTGCCGGTGGGCAGTTTTCGGGCGCTGATTATGTGAGCGCATGGGATGAGTTGAACGCCATCCGCGAGGTCTGGCACAGTCGCACGGCCGGATTTGATGCGGTGATCTGTCCGACGTCTCCGATCCTGCCACCCGAGGTGCATCGGCTTGAGACCGACAAGGATTACTACGTGCAGGAAAACCTGATGGCGCTGCGCAATACGCGGATTGGCAATCTGATGGGGCTCTGTGGGGTTACCCTGCCAACCGGCGTGCCAAGCTGTGGGATCATGTTCCTAGGGGCACCTTTTGAGGAAGAGCGCTTGCTGAGGGTGACTGCTGCGGCTGAAGCGGCGCTGGCGGCAGCGGGCTAACCCCGCGCGCAAACCGCGCCAAAGCTGACCCGCCCCTATGGGGCAGCTTTTTGGCATCTGCTTCGCAATGCGGTTCGCTAGGATGTTCGTTGCTACCATAAAGTGGACAACGCCACGTCCCAGCCGCTCCCCCGCGGGTCAGCTTTGGCGCGGTTTGCGCGCATGTCACAACCGTTTGGAGTCGCGTTGTTTTTCTGGACCTGAGAGGCAAAATTCGGTAGATTGTCTGTAACGGGGCGAAAATGATCCCGACAACGAGGCAGTTTGAATATGTTTCCCGAGCGGTTTTCGAACCTTCCGGCTTATGCGTTCCCGCGTCTGCGCGCGCTATTGGATTCCCATGAACCTGGGGGCCCCATTGTCCATATGACAATCGGCGAACCCAAACACGCCTTCCCTGATTGGATCAAAGACGTGCTGGCCGAGAATATGGCTGGCTTTAACAAATATCCGCCCAATGATGGCTCGCCCGAGCTGTTGACTTCGATTGCCGATTGGATTGATCGTCGGTTTTCCGTGAAGGTTGATCCGAACGGTCAAATTATGGTGCTGAACGGCACGCGTGAAGGGTTGTACAACGCGGCGATGGCGCTGTGTCCTGAAACCAAGAATGGCGCGAAGCCCGTCATTCTGACGCCGAACCCGTTTTATCAGGTCTATATGATCGCAGGGATCTCTGTTGGTGCGGATATCGAATTTGTGCCAGCGGCTGCTGAAAACGGGTTCTTGCCGGATTATGCGAGTCTGCCCGCCGAGGTGCTCGACCGTACGGCCATCGCCTATATCTGTTCGCCCTCAAATCCTCAGGGTGCGGTCGCGAGCGAAGCCTATTTGCGCGATCTGATCGCTCTGGCCGAGAAGCATGATTTCCAGATCTTTGCGGATGAATGCTATTCCGAGATTTACCGCGACGTGCCACCGAAAGGCGCGCTTGAGGTCGCCAAGGACATGGGTGCCGCTCCAGAACGGGTTTTGATTTTTCATTCGCTGTCCAAACGCAGCAACCTACCGGGCCTGCGCTCTGGCTTTGTGGCGGGTGGCCCCGAGAGTATCAAACGCATCAAACAACTGCGCGCTTATTCGGGCGCTCCTCTGCCCCTGCCATTGCAGCGCGTCGCAGAGAAGGTCTGGGCAGACGAAGCCCATGTCGAAGAAAACCGCCGTCTGTACGCGGAAAAATTCGACATCGCAGATCAGATTTTCCAGGGGCTGCCGGGCTATCTAAGCCCTCAGGCAGGATTTTTCCTCTGGTTGCCCGTCGAAGACGGCGAAGCCGCGGCCCTAAAGCTGTGGAAAGAGACCGGCATCCGCGTGCTTCCGGGCGCGTATCTGAGCCGGGACGTGAACGGGGAGAACCCCGGTAAAACCTATATAAGGGTCGCCTTGGTGGCCCCAATAAAAGACGTCGAAGCCGCGCTGAGAACGCTGCGCGACTGTCTTTATAAAGAAGATTGAGGGTAAAGATGGCGTATCAGGCACGAGGTCGGGATCCATTGTTTGACAGCGATATGCAGGCGGCGATTGAACGGCGCGGCAAAGAGCTGATCGGGATCGCTCTGGTTGTTGTTGGGCTTTTGGCGGCGGGGATGATCGGATCCTACACGCCGGATGACCCCAATTGGATGAGCGCGACGGACGCGCCGGTGCAGAACCTCTTGGGCCGCTTTGGCGCATCACTGGCAGCACCTCTCTTTATGATCATCGGCGGCGGCAGCTGGGGGATTGCTCTGATTGCAATCGCCTGGGGCATGCGCTTTGCCTTTCATATCGGTGAAGATCAGGCGCTGAGCCGTGTGATTTTCGCACCCATCGCGATTGCAGTGGCCTCTGTTTATGCGGCGACTTTGGTGCCGGGCGCGGGGTGGACCCATGCTTTCGGTCTGGGTGGCCTCTTTGGCGATACCATTCTGGGGGCCGTGCTGAATTTCCTGCCGATGAGCGCTGCGATTGGTCTGAAACTCATGTCCGTGATCTTTGGCATCGCGGCCCTGTTCCTCTTGTTGTTCGTGATGGGCGTGACTGGCCCTGAACTGCGCTGGGGCACGAAGTTCCTGATCGTTGGCGTGATTATGAGCTATGCCACCTTGATGACCGCCTTGGGCCGTGGTGCGCATGGCGCAGTCGCCGCCGCACATGCGGTGCAAGCGCGCCGTCAGGATCGCCGCGAGGCACATGCGGCTGCGATGCAGCAGAACGGCTGGGCCGAGGCCGTCGGCGATGAGATCGTCTATGAAGACGATGAGCCCTATATCGAAGAAGAACGTCCGAGCCTCTTGGCACGCGTGCCCGGCCTTGTGAAACGACCCGAACCAATGCCTGATGAGATGCCAGAGCCCGAGTTGGTCGAAGCTACTCCGGTCGCGCATGTCGAAGCTATTCCTGG
This is a stretch of genomic DNA from Cognatishimia activa. It encodes these proteins:
- a CDS encoding FAD-dependent monooxygenase — encoded protein: MTHDFDILIAGGGLNGPALALGLAQAGFSVAIVDARPQTARASDNFDGRGYALALASKRLLNAIGVWDSVAADTQPMLDIKVSDGRAGEGPSPFFLHFDHNEIEEGPMGFMCEDRFLYRAFQTALAKADGITQINEDSVFDQETTAVGVQVTLASGKTLSAKLLVGCDGKQSSVAMRAGIKRTGWAYGQTALVCAIQHELPHNGVAHQFFMPPGPLAILPLPGNRSSIVWSETAENAAAIHALSDEDYLAVLRPRFGDFLGEISLAGARFTYPLGLSVANDFVAPRVALVGDAAHGLHPIAGQGLNAGLRDVAALVEVLSDAKSRGEDFAAIDVLERYQQWRRFDTSTLVAATDLTNKLFSNDNPLLRMGRDIGMGVVNAIPGLRRTFIREAAGLTGDLPRLMR
- a CDS encoding Trm112 family protein, producing MSDTPSFDPHMLEALICPRTQSTLEYDAEAQELVSRKAGLAFPIRNGIPIMLVGEARELDD
- a CDS encoding amidase; the encoded protein is MFEWLKMSAAQLGREIGDGAIDPVALAQAFLGAIDSSDHKDRIYARATYDRAMAEAEAAAERARAGERLSPLDGVPVSWKDLFDTEGVATESGSALLKDRVPTVDAKVLQTATSLGLVCLGKTHMSELAFSGLGYNPITATPPCINNKNAVPGGSSSGAAASVAFDLAPMAIGSDTGGSVRIPSAWNDLVGLKTTWGRLDDTGTVPLCKKFDTIGPLCRTVEDAALALAMLEGGVPADLRNASLKGRRFAIIDTVGMEDLRDGPARGFEYAVDVLRDAGASVVHIEVPELERAMALSGVLFTTEAYGLWRDAIEANPDAMFAEIRDRFRAGGQFSGADYVSAWDELNAIREVWHSRTAGFDAVICPTSPILPPEVHRLETDKDYYVQENLMALRNTRIGNLMGLCGVTLPTGVPSCGIMFLGAPFEEERLLRVTAAAEAALAAAG
- a CDS encoding aminotransferase class I/II-fold pyridoxal phosphate-dependent enzyme gives rise to the protein MFPERFSNLPAYAFPRLRALLDSHEPGGPIVHMTIGEPKHAFPDWIKDVLAENMAGFNKYPPNDGSPELLTSIADWIDRRFSVKVDPNGQIMVLNGTREGLYNAAMALCPETKNGAKPVILTPNPFYQVYMIAGISVGADIEFVPAAAENGFLPDYASLPAEVLDRTAIAYICSPSNPQGAVASEAYLRDLIALAEKHDFQIFADECYSEIYRDVPPKGALEVAKDMGAAPERVLIFHSLSKRSNLPGLRSGFVAGGPESIKRIKQLRAYSGAPLPLPLQRVAEKVWADEAHVEENRRLYAEKFDIADQIFQGLPGYLSPQAGFFLWLPVEDGEAAALKLWKETGIRVLPGAYLSRDVNGENPGKTYIRVALVAPIKDVEAALRTLRDCLYKED